The Salvelinus sp. IW2-2015 linkage group LG31, ASM291031v2, whole genome shotgun sequence genome window below encodes:
- the LOC111956218 gene encoding sodium channel regulatory subunit beta-1-like, with amino-acid sequence MSAMRLLLLSLLCALFVSLCHGACSEVDSDTEAVAGKGFKLGCISCKMRPEVEASATVDWYFKAKGEADYAHIYNYNEEGPHIVDERFEDRVDWNGSKRSQDIQDASIYVFNVTFNDSGTYSCHFHRLLSYEFYEYQTVVSKLVHLKVVAKATRGTASIVSEVMMYVSIIGLQAWLYIEMVYCFRKISAAGEEAIRESANAEYLAIASEGKDNCAGVQVAE; translated from the exons ATGTCTGCTATGCGGCTGCTGCTCCTGTCTCTGCTTTGCGCTCTCTTTG TGTCCCTGTGCCATGGGGCCTGTTCAGAGGTGGACTCGGACACTGAGGCCGTTGCAGGCAAAGGGTTCAAACTGGGCTGCATCTCCTGTAAGATGAGGCCCGAGGTGGAGGCTTCTGCCACAGTCGACTGGTATTTCAAGGCCAAAGGGGAAGCTGACTATGCTCAT ATATATAATTACAATGAGGAGGGCCCCCACATTGTGGATGAGCGCTTCGAGGACCGCGTGGACTGGAACGGCAGTAAGAGGAGCCAAGACATACAGGATGCGTCCATCTATGTCTTCAATGTCACCTTCAATGACTCGGGCACCTACAGTTGCCACTTCCACCGGCTCCTGTCGTACGAGTTCTACGAATACCAGACCGTTGTCAGCAAGCTTGTGCACCTGAAAGTCGTGGCTAAAG CCACCAGAGGGACGGCCTCCATAGTCTCTGAGGTGATGATGTACGTGTCCATCATCGGGCTACAGGCTTGGCTCTACATAGAGATGGTATACTGCTTCAGAAAGATCTCAGCTGCAGGAGAGGAAGCAATAAGAGAAAGCGC GAATGCAGAATATTTAGCTATAGCCTCGGAGGGTAAAGATAACTGTGCAGGAGTGCAAGTGGCAGAATGA